Part of the Gimesia sp. genome, CTGAATCGACTGGCAATGAGTGGACTACAGTTTACACGTTGCTATGCGCAAAGTACTCATTCCAACTACGCTGATCCCTGCCTGTTCAGTTCACTCTACCCACTCCGATCTGAATCACATCATTATTATTCGGAATCTGATCCATGGCCGAAGTCGATGATCTATGATGTGTTTAAACAGTATGGATATGCCACTGCGATTTATTCTTCACAGAATGAGACTTGGGGGCATATGAATGCTTTTCTTGAAAGTCCCAACCTCGATACATTTTTCGATTCTCGAAGTTTTGAGGGACCAACCTATACTTCGACAAAAGACGTGGGCTTCAAGCGCTATGTCGAAGGAGCCGATGTAGCGGGGAAACTGGATGATGCAGTTACAATGCGACATGCCCTCGACTGGATTGAAAACCAGCAGAAAAATTATAAACCCTTTGTGCTCTGCATGAATCTTCAAACATCTCATTTTCCTTATGAAATACCAGGTGGAAAGCCAGGGCCGTTTCAGCCTTCCGCTCTGGATTTTGATCTCTCATTCGTTTCATACCCCAGAGAAAAAATTCCGGTTGTGCGAAATGCATATTACAATTCGTTGCATTATGTGGACCAACAAATCGGAAGACTGGTGGCATTTCTAAAACAAAAGAAATTGAGTGAAAAAACCATCCTCATTATTGCCGGCGACCAGGGAGAAGCATTTTATGAAAATGGATTTCCAACCCATGCCGGTCATCCTTATGAGCCAGTGTTGCGTGTTGCTCTCGTAATGCATAATCCAGAATTGTTACCGGCAGGAACGAATGATTATCTTACGCAGGCAATTGATATCACGCCTACAATTTGTGGCCTGTTGAAAATCAAGCCGCATTCTTGCTTTCAGGGGTGCAATGTACTTTCAACAGAATGCCCTCCTAATGACAGACGTCTGGCCTTCGTCCACTGTAACTCCACATTGAGTGGTTCAGATGCGATTATCAGTGGGACAGGTTGGAAGTTTATCTATGACAGTAGAAAAAAACTGGCCCGACTATATAACTTGTCCGAAGACCCTGGTGAAGTTCATGATCTGACACAAACTCGACCTAGTATTGCAAAGACAATGGCCAGTCTCCTGATGAATTGGAGGAGATCACAGGTGCTCTATTATCAGACTCCCACCTACTACGGTTGGTTTTATCCCCCTCGAACACCTGTGATTTCAGAGAATCAGTTGGTGAATCTCAAGTCAGAAGCCTCTAATGGGTTGCCTTAAGATTATGTTTTGAGTCTATTCAAACTCGAAATAGACAATTCAAAACTTTTTCGAATAAGAATCACAATGCTTTGTACCTCGCTCTATCACTTGGATCAGATCATCGTCCGTCAGGCACAGGTCAGCACGTATTGTTCGTTTCTCACGCCTAAGGTTATCGACTGATGTCAGGATCCAGGCTTTTCACCCAGAATTCTCCCAAATTATTGACGAATAAGATTACCCGTGATCTCAGGATTGATTTCTTTCGGGGTCTTGCCCTGTTGATGATTCTGGTTGATCACGTGGAAAGTCGGTTAGGGCTCGAAATGCTGAGTCGTTTCACTCTGAAAAGTGTTGGATATTGTGACGCTGCTGAAGTGTTTGTCTTTCTCTCTGGGTACTTATACGGCAGGGTTTATGATCGGATCTATGAAGTGCAGGGAACTTTGACATGTTTCATCAAGTCAGTGCAACGCGGCATCAGTCTTTATTTTGTCACTCTTCTGACTCTCATCTGCTGTCTCGCCATCAGCATACCTTTTGCCTTATTTAATACTCCGATTTCAGATCGATTGCATCTGGCTCCTTTTATTTCTCAGCCGATGGAGACAATGCTTTATGCCTGCACCTTGTTATTCGAGCCTTATGGTTTTGGGATCCTGAGGCTCTACATTATCTTCTTTATGTCTTTAATCCCACTGAACTTTTTACTCTTTCAATCGAACAAACTACTAGCCTGGCTCTTGTCGATAAATTTGTATCTATGCAGCCATCTTTTTAGCGAGTTCACCGTTCCCATGTTGCTGGAAGAGATCAGACTTTTTCACTTCAATCCCTTTGCCTGGCAGTTCCTTTTTTTTATTGGCATCAGTATTGGCTCTAAACCAGATTTCGCAAAGTCAGTACTGAACCGTTTTCGATTCTTAGGATACATCTCACTGATAATCTTAGGGGTGGTAGTCTTTTTAAATGTGGTGCAGCCCTTACTGAGTTCACTGGTAGCGGCCGAATCTATTGTAGAAGATCCATTTGACCATTCCTTCCTTTCCAAGCAGATGCTTGCTCCTCAGCGTCTGATCAATTTTCTGGCACTGGCTTATTTGGTTAATATGCTGACTTCAATAGACGATCCCTTCTGGAAGTCCCGTATGGCCTATCCGTTTGTCGTATGCGGGAAAAATTCTCTTACGATCTATTGTCTGGGACTGGTACTAATGTATCTGATAGTGGCAATATCTTTTTCATTTTCATTAAGCGTCTGGTGGGTCACGATGTTAAATATCGCTGGGTGTCTGCTTTCCTGTCTAGTGGCTCTGGCCCTCCACCGGCATCGTCATTTAAATGCACCAGGCCCCCCTATTCCTGATATCAGAGCTAAATCGAATTAATCCTGCCCGACTCTGATCCCACGCACATATTGTATTTAAAAGGATGCCGTTTTTATAACATACATCAATTGAAGTGGTTAAATATGGAACAGTTCTCCCACAAAAAATTGATTGTCGCCTCTCTGCTACTGATCCATGCAGTTCTGGTTGCCTACGGTGCCACGCGCCACAGCCCCAACCTCAATGAACCCGGGCATCTGGTAGCAGGACTAAGTCATTGGGAATATCAACGGTTCGAACTCTACAGAGTAAATCCACCATTCGTAAGAATGATTGCTACAATTCCCGTCTGTTTTATGGATATCAAAACCGACTGGAGTCATTTTCATGAAAGACCAGGAGCGCGGCCAGTCTTCAAGATTGGAAGTGATTTTGTCATAGCTAATGGAGAAGATGCTTACTGGATCTTTACTGTAGCCCGATGGGCCTGTCTCCCTTTTACATTGTTGGGTGGGTACTTCTGTTATCGTTGGGCAGAAGAGCTATATGGCTTCCTTTCAGGAATATTGGCACTATCCTGCTGGTGTTTCTCGCCTAATATCCTCGCTCACGCGCAATGTATTACTCCGGATTGCGGTGCATCGACTCTGGGACTGATATCGGGCTATTATTTCTGGCATTGGTT contains:
- the opgC gene encoding OpgC domain-containing protein, whose translation is MSGSRLFTQNSPKLLTNKITRDLRIDFFRGLALLMILVDHVESRLGLEMLSRFTLKSVGYCDAAEVFVFLSGYLYGRVYDRIYEVQGTLTCFIKSVQRGISLYFVTLLTLICCLAISIPFALFNTPISDRLHLAPFISQPMETMLYACTLLFEPYGFGILRLYIIFFMSLIPLNFLLFQSNKLLAWLLSINLYLCSHLFSEFTVPMLLEEIRLFHFNPFAWQFLFFIGISIGSKPDFAKSVLNRFRFLGYISLIILGVVVFLNVVQPLLSSLVAAESIVEDPFDHSFLSKQMLAPQRLINFLALAYLVNMLTSIDDPFWKSRMAYPFVVCGKNSLTIYCLGLVLMYLIVAISFSFSLSVWWVTMLNIAGCLLSCLVALALHRHRHLNAPGPPIPDIRAKSN
- a CDS encoding sulfatase encodes the protein MKCDRTLSLYTRLYPNNGLAIVFSLIAILELLLHSQCKTSFWFNSDLTLSARCALALFLFLSWISFSWMCWWGWKLIIGKSLRKGPNGLGLSFTFILISVICFFYISSWIFYWRTGTFIDLDAMRFGANNFKMIARYIWQAEKITLFTVATICISLLAIAHFQSVRSVRRAQEERTRSNASVFITLFITFDIAAFILLTGGNGEEYSPSGEWWENDRVSANFELQSRLNPLLTLIVKPLFQQDQNSLMSGKLSEQELGPRRKVIDQQKKIGSESLTEYSVIFIAVEALRKDVVALRHQGQEVMPHLNRLAMSGLQFTRCYAQSTHSNYADPCLFSSLYPLRSESHHYYSESDPWPKSMIYDVFKQYGYATAIYSSQNETWGHMNAFLESPNLDTFFDSRSFEGPTYTSTKDVGFKRYVEGADVAGKLDDAVTMRHALDWIENQQKNYKPFVLCMNLQTSHFPYEIPGGKPGPFQPSALDFDLSFVSYPREKIPVVRNAYYNSLHYVDQQIGRLVAFLKQKKLSEKTILIIAGDQGEAFYENGFPTHAGHPYEPVLRVALVMHNPELLPAGTNDYLTQAIDITPTICGLLKIKPHSCFQGCNVLSTECPPNDRRLAFVHCNSTLSGSDAIISGTGWKFIYDSRKKLARLYNLSEDPGEVHDLTQTRPSIAKTMASLLMNWRRSQVLYYQTPTYYGWFYPPRTPVISENQLVNLKSEASNGLP